The following proteins come from a genomic window of Acinetobacter sp. SAAs474:
- a CDS encoding YgjP-like metallopeptidase domain-containing protein, giving the protein MTLKDLPHIKIRRHSRAKHLRLRIDIDQIYLTAPQFCSQRQIQQFIQQSEDWLISTWQLQQQKRHDLQHNLPKYLRLFNQQQPMTIIYQPQKAVFQWHEREQILYIRQQQPILSLKQFVIAYAKIHLPRYLQDISQQIGLKFQQCTIRQVKTRWGSCSRKQDIMLNSALVLCDQDVVKYVCIHELVHTKHFNHGTDFWLEVQRHDLDYKQHHHDLKQYHLPDWWSEK; this is encoded by the coding sequence ATGACGCTAAAGGATCTTCCACATATAAAAATTCGCCGTCACTCACGAGCTAAACATTTACGTTTACGTATCGATATTGATCAGATTTATTTAACGGCACCGCAATTTTGCAGTCAAAGACAAATTCAGCAGTTTATTCAACAATCTGAAGATTGGTTAATCAGCACATGGCAATTACAACAACAAAAACGACATGATCTGCAACACAATTTACCAAAGTACTTGCGACTTTTTAATCAGCAACAGCCAATGACCATTATTTACCAACCACAAAAAGCAGTATTTCAGTGGCATGAGAGAGAGCAAATTTTATATATTCGCCAACAACAGCCGATTCTATCCTTAAAGCAGTTTGTGATTGCTTATGCCAAAATACATTTACCGCGCTATCTACAAGATATAAGCCAACAAATAGGCTTGAAGTTTCAACAATGTACAATTCGTCAAGTTAAAACACGTTGGGGAAGTTGTAGTCGTAAACAGGATATTATGCTCAATAGTGCTTTGGTATTATGTGATCAAGATGTTGTAAAATATGTATGTATTCATGAGTTGGTACATACAAAGCATTTCAATCATGGTACTGATTTCTGGTTAGAAGTACAACGTCATGATCTTGACTATAAACAACATCATCATGATTTAAAGCAATATCATTTGCCTGATTGGTGGAGCGAAAAATAA